Genomic window (Nitrospiria bacterium):
TGGCCAAAGCCACTCATCGGGCCAAACGCTACCACCCTCACCCCTTAGGTCAGGCTATGGCACGAAAAGCGGTTTGTGATTTTTATCTTTCTAAAGGAATTGAATTTGATTTAAACCATATTCTTCTCACCCCAGGGACTAGCATTTCCTACTGGTACTGCTTTCAGCTTTTGGCCAACCCGGGGGATGAAATTCTTTGCCCAAAACCCTCCTATCCTCTATTTGAATACATTGCCGCCTTATGCGGGATCCGTTTGACTTATTATCCCCTGCATTTGGATCCGGACCACCCCATTGCTATGGAAGAGGTGGAAGCCCAAATCACCTCAAAAAGCCGGGCGATCATCCTCATTTCACCCCACAATCCCACCGGAATTGTTTTCAACCAAAACGGTTTGGAAAAAATAGCCACGTTGGCTAAGCAGCATCAGCTTCCCCTTATTTCAGATGAGGTATTCAGTGAGTTTCTTTTTGACCGATCCCACCTTCCAAGAGCTGCCGCTACCCAGGCACCCCTGGTTTTTACCCTCAATGGCTTTTCCAAAATGTTTGCCCTGCCCGGACTCAAAATAGGGTGGATGGTAGTGTCGGGAAAAAGGTCTTTAGTTGAAAAAACAGTGAAAACATTGGAAATGATATCGGACACCTTTCTCCCGGTGGGGGAGGTTCAACAATTCGCGGTCCGCGACATTTTCAGGGAGGGGAAAACATTTTTAAAAAATTTCACAAAAGAGATCCAAAAACGTCGTAATTTAACCCTCAAGATCCTTTCCCGATTTCCTCACCTTTGTCCTTTCCCCCCTCAAGGGGGTTTTTATTTAACCATAAAATTAAAAAAACAGTGGAAGCAAGCCAACCCTGACCAGTGGGTGCTTGACCTCCTTACCCAAAAGCGAATTTTAATTCACCCGGGTTACTTTTATGATATGGAACCCTTTCACCTGGTCACCAGCTTCGTATCGCGTCCCATGATTTTAAGGAAAGCGCTTCAGGGAATGGGTGATTATTTTTTAGAGAAGTGAAGGGGAAATCAGCTCTTAAAGGCCTTGGAGGTGGGTTATTGGTGATCTGAAATTTCTGGGTTTTGAAACTGAATGTAGGGGGGAAATCCGGTTTTTGAACCAGGTTAAAAGTGGAATAAAAATCCGTCTCATTGAACTTATCCAGCATCATTGAAGACCAAGTTGGGTGACTCTGGTTCATCCTTCGGATCAGTGACCAAAGGTTTTTCCAATGAGGGGGCTCTATTTCCAAGGATCTTTTTGGTTAAAAAAAGAGCCGTTTCCTCTCCAAAATCCCCATTTTCTGGAAGCCCCAATTCTTTTTGAATCTTAAAAATCGCTTCCATGGTAAACCACCCGAATTGTCCATCTACCTTTGCTGTATAAAACCCTTCTTTTTTTAACCAATTCTGAAGATTGGCCACATGGGGGCCTTGATCTCCTATGCCCAAGGGAAACATGATTCCCCGAAGCGGCTGCCAAAGGATTTCTCCCTGACTTCCCCAACGGTTTTTCAGCTCCTGTAACGACAACTGCTCCTTTCCACGAATCGGATTCAACACTATAACCTCTCCCCCTGCAATATGTCGTAATACAACGGTTTGTTCCCTTCCTTCCCGATTCAGGGTTAGAATTACGGGTTGATCCAGAATTTGAATCCAATCCCATTTCAAAGGTATAACGGTTCTTTCAAAACCAAAATGCGCCAGTAACCCTTGTAGGTCCGAACCCCACCCCAGGGCACTCTCTAGAAAAAGGTCCGTGTAAAAGCGGGAGTCCCATAATGCCATTAGTGTGATCCAGGAAGCAAACCGGGTATTTTCCAAACTATTTTCTCTAAAAATTCCGTTGGAATCCCATCGACTGTCCCCGGTCATGGGGGAAAAAGAAGAAATTTCCTGGAGGTGTCCCCCTCCACCGGGTTTGAAAATGTCCTCTTGAATATTCTCCTCCGAAGATAAAATCCGAATGTCCTGAAAGGGTTGGATCACCTTTTTTGGAATAGCAAAACCACCTAATTTAAAGTTAGAAAGTTCCATAAAATTTTCCCCGTTTCCTAAAAAAGGAATGGAAAGAAGGAGGAAACAGGCCGCCACCCCGAAAGCAGGAAGAAAAACTTTTTTGAATTTTTGGCTTTTTTCCCTTTCGATGAATTTCCTCTTTTTTCTTTTTTCCGAGTCAGGGGAATAGACCTTCGTGACTAAACCCTTTAATTCGGATGCGGCTTCTTTGACCATATCCCTTGAGATTATGTGACTCTCCGAAACATAAGCGGCCAGCAAGGCTTTATCACAAAATATGTTGATTAAACGGGGAATACCCCCTGTCAGTCGATGAATATCCTGAACCGCTTCGGGCGTAAAGTATGCCCTTTCTCGGCCATTCACAATTTTCAATCGATACGCAATGTATCCATCCACTTCCCCTTCGTTTAAAGGAAGGAGGTGATACCGAAGGGCAATTCTTTGATTGAGTTGCCTCAATTCGGTTTGGTGCAACTTTTCCCGGAGTTCGGGTTGCCCGACCAAAAGGATTTGGAGGAGTTTTTCATTTTCAGTTTCAAGATTGGAAAGCATTCGGATTTCTTCCAAGCATTGAACGGTCAGATTTTGGGCTTCATCAATGATCAAAACCGCATTTCCACCTCTTCCAATTTCCTTAAGTAAAAATTGGTTGAGGTCATCCACCAGTTCTTTTTTGGATGATTGATTTCCCGCTAAACCAAAATCTTGATTCACGGACTTGAGTAGTTCAAGGGTGGAAAGGTTCGGGTTAAAAATCAAAGAGGTTTTAACGTGGGAACCCAAATGATCCAATAAAAGGCGGCAAAGGGTCGTTTTCCCAGTTCCCACCTCTCCGGTAATTAAAACAAAACCTTTTCGTTGCTGGATTCCATAGGTCACATGGGAAAAGGCTTCCTGATGGTTTTTGCTCAAATAAAAAAACCGGGGATTAGGGGTAATCTGAAATGGGAGTTGGGAAAACTGGAAAAAGGTTTGGTACATTTTTTAAAATGGCCTAAATTTTATTTTTTATTGGGAATGGGAAAACGGTCATACCCCTCCTCTAGAAGGGTCCTCAACCGGTTTTCTCTGGAAAAAGGGAAACACCCAGCATTTTCCCAATCCTTATAATAATACCCCAAATCCTAAAATACGACAAAATATCACAAAAGGGACCAAAAATTGCCATTCTCGCCATTTTCTTCAAATGGTTCCCTAAGGCTTCCCGCTGGTTTCCCACGCCTTACCCCAGAGGTGCTGAAGACAGGAAACCCTTCTTTAGAAGGTCGCCAACACATCCTAAGGGTTAAACCCGATTGATTGACATTCCCCCACCCCTCCCTTAAAGTTTATTTAGGTAGAAAATATAAAATCTTGAAACGGATGGATGTATGTTCATGAGCAATCTCTCCCTTCATGGGAGAATGATTCATATTCTGTATCTCACCTTCAATATATTATTCAGTTATCAATTTCATTTTATCTTCTTTTTCTTTACACATAGCGAAAAGAGACGCGTCCGTTTAAGCCAACTTCATCGCCGCAAAGCCCAGCAACTGCGGGAAACCGCTCTCAAACTCAAAGGGGTATTAGTCAAAATTGGCCAATTTATGAGTACGCGGGTTGATCTTCTGCCC
Coding sequences:
- a CDS encoding AAA family ATPase; the encoded protein is MSKNHQEAFSHVTYGIQQRKGFVLITGEVGTGKTTLCRLLLDHLGSHVKTSLIFNPNLSTLELLKSVNQDFGLAGNQSSKKELVDDLNQFLLKEIGRGGNAVLIIDEAQNLTVQCLEEIRMLSNLETENEKLLQILLVGQPELREKLHQTELRQLNQRIALRYHLLPLNEGEVDGYIAYRLKIVNGRERAYFTPEAVQDIHRLTGGIPRLINIFCDKALLAAYVSESHIISRDMVKEAASELKGLVTKVYSPDSEKRKKRKFIEREKSQKFKKVFLPAFGVAACFLLLSIPFLGNGENFMELSNFKLGGFAIPKKVIQPFQDIRILSSEENIQEDIFKPGGGGHLQEISSFSPMTGDSRWDSNGIFRENSLENTRFASWITLMALWDSRFYTDLFLESALGWGSDLQGLLAHFGFERTVIPLKWDWIQILDQPVILTLNREGREQTVVLRHIAGGEVIVLNPIRGKEQLSLQELKNRWGSQGEILWQPLRGIMFPLGIGDQGPHVANLQNWLKKEGFYTAKVDGQFGWFTMEAIFKIQKELGLPENGDFGEETALFLTKKILGNRAPSLEKPLVTDPKDEPESPNLVFNDAG
- a CDS encoding pyridoxal phosphate-dependent aminotransferase, whose translation is MFSQFASTFCQDINPLYREYHRMVAQGETIIDLISGNVSHQNLFYPQKTLKKILAKATHRAKRYHPHPLGQAMARKAVCDFYLSKGIEFDLNHILLTPGTSISYWYCFQLLANPGDEILCPKPSYPLFEYIAALCGIRLTYYPLHLDPDHPIAMEEVEAQITSKSRAIILISPHNPTGIVFNQNGLEKIATLAKQHQLPLISDEVFSEFLFDRSHLPRAAATQAPLVFTLNGFSKMFALPGLKIGWMVVSGKRSLVEKTVKTLEMISDTFLPVGEVQQFAVRDIFREGKTFLKNFTKEIQKRRNLTLKILSRFPHLCPFPPQGGFYLTIKLKKQWKQANPDQWVLDLLTQKRILIHPGYFYDMEPFHLVTSFVSRPMILRKALQGMGDYFLEK